In Octopus bimaculoides isolate UCB-OBI-ISO-001 chromosome 21, ASM119413v2, whole genome shotgun sequence, a single window of DNA contains:
- the LOC106882890 gene encoding G protein-activated inward rectifier potassium channel 3: MQAMVMETGYSPIPGHGLSPQVEPDILTSSGKLDQRRTSEDSFAEYASRNQQRQPNGPIVHRRAERHFSKKLRRRLIYKNGEVNITQTNIRKRRRRYLADIFTTLVDIKWRYNLMIFAMAFICSWLIFALIWWLICFSHGDLDHLDDKNWKRCVVEIRSFTSALLFSIETQHTIGYGSRHTTEECPEAVVVMMIQSCFGVICQALMTGIVFAKLSRPKKRAETLMFSKNACICKQDGDMCLLFRVGDMRKSHIVEAHVRGVLIRRKTTKEGEILPLFQFDVNLGYEDGRDRLFLVWPVIIVHKIEDDSPFWEISAEDLHREQFEFVVILEGIVESTGMTTQARSSYLPGEILWGHRFERLITFQKENGQYQIDFSRFHNTVKVETPLCSAKELAELDNAMQETASIDEDENTSLLSKAEKYPSPYIVKRHGAVQTDFPDDDQESFSNRDSIRSRQNLSSDNDGKEESETLL, translated from the coding sequence ATGCAGGCTATGGTCATGGAGACTGGGTATAGTCCAATACCAGGACATGGCTTGTCTCCACAAGTCGAACCGGACATCCTGACTTCTTCTGGGAAACTCGATCAGCGGCGCACTTCAGAAGACTCATTTGCAGAATATGCATCGCGAAACCAACAGCGTCAGCCTAACGGACCTATCGTCCATCGGAGAGCTGAACGGCACTTTTCAAAGAAATTGAGGCGACGCCTTATTTACAAAAATGGGGAAGTAAACATTACTCAGACTAACATACGCAAAAGACGGCGGCGGTATCTTGCGGATATCTTCACAACCCTTGTTGACATTAAGTGGCGTTATAATTTAATGATTTTTGCCATGGCGTTTATATGTAGTTGGTTGATATTTGCCTTAATTTGGTGGTTGATTTGTTTTTCACACGGGGATTTGGATCATCTTGATGACAAGAACTGGAAGCGCTGTGTTGTAGAAATACGCTCATTTACATCTGCTTTGCTATTTTCCATTGAAACACAGCACACAATTGGTTATGGATCAAGACACACAACAGAGGAATGTCCCGAAGCAGTTGTAGTCATGATGATCCAATCGTGTTTTGGTGTTATTTGCCAGGCCCTTATGACTGGTATTGTGTTTGCTAAACTTTCTCGTCCAAAAAAGCGAGCTGAAACGTTAATGTTCAGTAAAAACGCTTGCATTTGCAAGCAAGATGGAGATATGTGTTTATTGTTTAGAGTAGGAGACATGCGTAAGTCTCATATTGTTGAAGCTCATGTACGCGGTGTTTTAATTAGACGAAAGACCACAAAAGAGGGAGAAATTCTCCCTCTTTTTCAATTTGATGTTAATCTTGGTTATGAAGATGGTCGTGATAGATTATTTCTAGTGTGGCCTGTGATTATAGTTCACAAAATTGAAGACGATAGTCCATTTTGGGAAATATCTGCTGAAGATCTTCATCGAGAACAATTTGAATTTGTAGTAATTTTAGAAGGTATCGTAGAATCGACCGGTATGACAACTCAAGCGAGGAGCTCTTATTTACCCGGAGAGATCCTCTGGGGTCATCGATTCGAACGCCTTATCACTTTCCAAAAAGAAAATGGACAATATCAAATAGATTTTTCTCGTTTTCATAACACCGTTAAAGTTGAAACGCCGCTTTGCAGTGCAAAAGAACTTGCAGAGTTGGATAATGCAATGCAGGAAACAGCCTCAATTGATGAGGATGAAAATACCTCTCTGCTGTCAAAAGCTGAAAAATACCCAAGCCCTTATATTGTTAAAAGGCATGGCGCCGTTCAGACAGACTTTCCTGATGATGACCAGGAGTCTTTTTCTAATCGAGATTCCATACGTAGTAGACAAAACTTATCTTCAGATAATGATGGCAAAGAAGAATCAGAAACTCTACTTTGA